A single region of the Theileria annulata chromosome 4, complete sequence, *** SEQUENCING IN PROGRESS *** genome encodes:
- a CDS encoding Theileria-specific sub-telomeric protein, SVSP family, putative, with translation MKCVIYTYIIILIGYSGCSDKPSNIYGSNGNDSDEDDNFDVTEFDEEFGQDMVYYPSINQTNYGAIGDPIPIHTTDLYQDTHKIDYGPIGGPVMVSTIQTPSLPPTEIEKSKEQSSQNLFGCYPTDDFQFPPQTQDISTEPPGSGSGDQPPYKTEEGAGGGDYEDEDEVFGSQSLNYGVSCQDEYSTYLPMTFYRLDHMGNYIIMNTTDYSISGFDKCSVKYSFLRPLELIVCNNMTVWIHEADSQYPKNVIYKRFKKTFIFIFDVEIIRYTMTSNQWVPKFFYIPKFFKLYDTDDNGIFCVISRDKYTVQLTEYGGFHYILNHGVKCRMVTIGETSLLTKTGQYNYVKSLTCFSKNFIRMYFPTLIVNYKLINNQWIKYIMKKDN, from the coding sequence atgaaatgtgtaatatatacatatataataatattaattggtTATTCTGGATGTTCTGATAAACCAAGTAACATATATGGATCTAATGGAAATGATAGTGATGAAGATGACAATTTTGATGTTACTGAATTTGATGAGGAATTTGGTCAAGACATGGTTTATTATCCAAGTATAAACCAAACAAATTATGGAGCAATTGGTGATCCAATACCAATTCATACAACTGATCTGTATCAAGATACTCATAAAATAGATTATGGACCTATAGGTGGACCTGTCATGGTATCAACTATTCAAACACCTAGTCTACCACCTACAGAAATAGAAAAATCTAAAGAACAATCAAGTCAGAATCTATTTGGATGTTATCCAACTGATGATTTTCAATTTCCACCTCAAACACAAGACATATCTACAGAACCTCCTGGATCTGGATCTGGAGATCAACCACCATATAAAACTGAAGAAGGTGCTGGAGGTGGAGATTATGAGGATGAGGATGAAGTTTTTGGTAGTCAGAGTTTAAATTACGGAGTTTCATGCCAAGACGAATATTCAACTTACCTTCCAATGACATTTTATAGACTAGATCATATGGGTAACTATATTATAATGAATACTACAGACTATAGTATATCAGGATTTGATAAATGTTCagtaaaatattcatttttaagACCACTTGAACTAATTGTGTGCAACAACATGACTGTTTGGATTCATGAAGCAGATTCTCAATATCcaaaaaatgtaatttataaaaggtttaaaaagacttttattttcatttttgaTGTCGAAATAATTAGGTATACAATGACCTCCAATCAATGGGTACCAAAATTTTTCTATATTCCAAagttttttaaactttatGATACAGACGATAATGGGATATTTTGTGTGATAAGTCGAGACAAATACACAGTCCAGCTTACTGAATACGGTGGTTTCCATTACATACTAAACCATGGAGTAAAATGTAGAATGGTTACTATTGGAGAAACCTCACTATTAACAAAAACTGGtcaatataattatgtaaaatcACTAACTTGTTTCAGTAAAAATTTCATAAGAATGTATTTTCCTACCTTAATTGtgaattataaattaatcaacAATCAGtggataaaatatattatgaaaaaagataactaa
- a CDS encoding Theileria-specific sub-telomeric protein, SVSP family, putative (Signal peptide predicted for TA17130 by SignalP 2.0 HMM (Signal peptide probability 0.880, signal anchor probability 0.016) with cleavage site probability 0.813 between residues 21 and 22), with amino-acid sequence MKIYVKVKCVLIFIVIQFGHCADKYNNLKSRPNEEDEDEDDNFDVIVKELEDLIEDDEDSNTLVNGIKKMLKPDQLGETEQPEPESPSVSHSDYPTGSTFGQVGYSPSMVPYIQPQPVLFSPYETYQQNYTTSTSYETTGTESTTDSEYAIGVNERVYGYGPDYPGYIYYGFGPPQSTYRESLRYTTYPMDQPIPQPVLPIQHIQPSPIHYQHQDDITPGYILSSPTFSYEHPTHLVQGQSGYYYDLSRPTIPTEQQSITIQDDIEPVQQTESERPDPERADLRKETETGKEKEHKTIEYMREPIVPELPFTAIYKLDHDNNLILMTSSDIVVTVDTNLFTRVKLLEKCVLVLDKGDYVWKHISGLDFPIGLVYKKQTKMYNIILVDRILTFRQNDRKWRMKKYMIPNNLRFYSEDKDGNEVKLTTEHYDVHLLECNVFRYIIFESSFCTKIMFDNDVIWERNIFKPYVKTLTLSVPMNIIRFYFPKRIYESKYVNNKWTYDLVKKDRK; translated from the coding sequence atgaaaatatatgtCAAagtaaaatgtgtattaatattcattGTCATACAATTTGGACACTGTGctgataaatataataatttaaaatcaagacccaatgaagaagatgaagatgaagatgataattttgatgTTATAGTAAAGGAATTAGAAGATTTGAttgaagatgatgaagattcTAACACATTAGTAAACGGGATtaaaaaaatgttaaaacCGGATCAATTAGGAGAAACTGAACAACCAGAACCTGAATCACCTTCTGTAAGTCATTCTGATTATCCCACAGGATCAACATTTGGTCAAGTTGGTTATAGTCCTTCTATGGTACCATATATACAACCCCAACCTGTATTATTCAGTCCTTATGAAACATATcaacaaaattatacaacTAGTACAAGTTATGAAACTACTGGTACAGAATCTACAACTGATTCTGAATATGCTATTGGAGTAAATGAAAGAGTATATGGATATGGACCTGATTATCCCggatatatttattatggATTTGGTCCGCCTCAATCAACATATCGAGAATCTTTGAGATATACGACTTATCCTATGGATCAACCAATCCCACAACCAGTTCTGCCAATACAACATATACAACCATCTCCTATTCATTATCAACATCAAGATGATATAACACCAGgttatattttatctaGTCCTACTTTTAGCTATGAACACCCAACACATTTGGTTCAGGGTCAATCAGGTTACTATTATGATCTTTCTAGACCTACTATACCAACTGAACAACAGTCTATAACTATTCAGGATGATATTGAACCTGTTCAACAAACTGAATCGGAACGACCAGATCCTGAACGAGCTGATTTACGCAAAGAAACAGAAACTGGAAAAGAAAAAGAACATAAAACCATAGAATATATGAGAGAACCAATAGTTCCTGAACTACCATTTACCGcaatttacaaattagATCATGATAAcaacttaattttaatgacTTCATCAGATATAGTTGTAACGGTTGATACAAATCTTTTTACAAGGGTTAAACTTCTAGAAAAATGCGTATTAGTTTTGGATAAAGGCGATTATGTCTGGAAACATATATCTGGTTTGGATTTCCCAATTGGATTGGTTTACAAAAAACAAACAAAgatgtataatattattcttGTAGATAGGATTTTAACATTCCGACAAAATGATCGGAAGTGGAGgatgaaaaaatatatgatACCAAATAATCTCAGGTTCTATAGTGAAGACAAAGATGGAAATGAAGTAAAGCTAACAACTGAACACTATGACGTTCATCTTCTTGAATGTAATGTATTCagatatataatttttgagAGCTCATTTTGTACCAAGATTATGTTTGATAACGATGTTATATGGGAAAGAAACATTTTCAAACCTTACGTTAAAACGCTAACTCTCTCTGTACCAATGAACATTATaagattttattttccaaaGAGAATCTATGAATCTAAGTATGTTAATAACAAATGGACATATGATCTTGTTAAAAAGGATAGAAAATAG
- a CDS encoding Theileria-specific sub-telomeric protein, SVSP family, putative: MLMIFQLVRCSDKFTDKQAIQPNESEVKNIDEEGFNIDTAQLENLQITGPYEQTTQPPNQPDQPSYTEQPEDEQGAVGGVGEELRGSNGDDSDGDENFDVIVRELEDLIEEDDSVEDTCKESKQDNQPLTQAIEVDWQTKPEEQTTNVNNILEIVLLKRGPDGSLIPMNITDYAIKGYDQYGIKFELNSPLEMLVSKKEVVWVHEQNKGYPLQLMYKDKKDIFILIFKYLSFVYKRVGDHWNLRILRPPKGIRMYDIDKQGRVYPINHNQYIVQPTGLGSFRYILKQGIKCRIVEYQNCIVWGRDPSAPYVRTFSYVNDNLFIIFFRNHIVKVIRINNEWFPITLPRLSKLTVPQF; the protein is encoded by the coding sequence atGCTTATGATATTTCAACTCGTAAGGTGCTCAGATAAATTCACTGATAAACAAGCTATACAACCTAATGAATCTgaagttaaaaatattgaCGAAGAAGGTTTTAATATAGATACAGCACAACTtgaaaatttacaaataacAGGACCTTATGAACAAACTACTCAACCACCAAACCAACCAGATCAACCAAGTTATACCGAACAACCTGAAGATGAACAAGGAGCTGTTGGAGGAGTTGGAGAAGAGCTTAGAGGATCTAATGGAGATGATAGTGATGGAGATGAGAATTTCGATGTTATAGTAAGGGAATTAGAAGATTTGATTGAAGAAGATGATTCTGTTGAAGATACTTGTAAAGAATCTAAACAAGATAACCAACCACTAACACAGGCTATAGAAGTTGATTGGCAAACAAAACCTGAAGAACAGACAACAAAcgttaataatatattagaaattGTCCTACTAAAGAGAGGCCCAGATGGTAGTTTAATTCCTATGAATATAACAGATTATGCTATAAAAGGATATGACCAATATGGTATTAAATTCGAGTTAAATTCTCCTCTTGAAATGTTGGTATCAAAGAAAGAGGTGGTATGGGTACACGAACAGAATAAAGGTTATCCTCTACAACTAATgtataaagataaaaagGATATATTCATTCTGATCTTCAAATATCTGTCGTTTGTTTACAAAAGAGTGGGGGATCATTGGAATTTAAGAATTTTGAGACCACCCAAAGGAATTAGAATGTATGATATAGACAAACAAGGAAGAGTTTATCCAATAAATCACAATCAATATATCGTGCAACCAACTGGGTTGGGTTCCTTTAGATACATACTTAAACAAGGAATAAAGTGTAGAATAGTTGAATATCAAAATTGTATAGTTTGGGGGAGAGACCCCAGTGCTCCATATGTCAGAACATTTAGTTATGTAAACGATAAtctatttataatttttttccGTAATCATATCGTTAAAGTTATAAGAATTAATAACGAATGGTTCCCTATAACACTACCAAGATTATCAAAACTAACTGTTCcccaattttaa
- a CDS encoding Theileria-specific sub-telomeric protein, SVSP family, putative (Signal peptide predicted for TA17125 by SignalP 2.0 HMM (Signal peptide probability 0.779, signal anchor probability 0.000) with cleavage site probability 0.719 between residues 20 and 21), with amino-acid sequence MNLCVIYTCIIIIIVKFVHCGDKYPYQPSEGDDGDEDEDNNFDVIVRELESLVTEDDETPGDTVVSDNIIEHGLGHITGQGYTQPGEYVNLQPEQPTQYYPGYKPTPPQSFENYEPKDQVIQKPSIHIPPVTQPLSGNEGQKDVPIIPELPFISILKYDQQKNIVPVTEKDILLVMNNSTLTMVRLNCKCNKIYHNETIVWEHKYEFKHPIILIFKKRPQIYNLTFKDKILSMIYNGVKWKIKIFYIPTNLKFYIKNYMGNLVKVQDNKYTVELVGPDVFKFRIEGNVYLSAIKYDDEIIWEREPNTPFIRVVTHSVNENVIRLYLPQIIIETKYDEDKWTHKIIYRKSK; translated from the coding sequence atgaatttatgtgtaatatacacatgtataataataataatagttaaaTTTGTTCATTGTGGAGATAAATATCCTTATCAGCCGTCTGAAGGTGATGATggagatgaagatgaagataataattttgatgtAATAGTAAGAGAATTAGAATCATTAGTCActgaagatgatgaaacACCTGGTGATACAGTAGTTTctgataatattattgaacATGGACTTGGACATATTACTGGACAAGGATATACACAACCAGGTGAATATGTTAATCTTCAACCTGAACAACCCACACAATATTATCCTGGGTATAAACCAACACCACCTCAAAGTTTTGAGAATTATGAACCAAAAGATCAAGTAATACAAAAACCTTCCATACATATTCCTCCTGTAACTCAACCATTAAGTGGTAACGAAGGACAAAAGGATGTACCAATAATTCCGGAATTGCCATTTATTAGTATTCTGAAATACGACCAACAGAAAAACATAGTTCCAGTGACTGAAAAAGATATATTGCTAGTTATGAATAATTCAACTTTAACGATGGTAAGACTAAACTGcaaatgtaataaaatttatcacAATGAGACAATCGTGTGGGAGCATAAGtatgaatttaaacatccgataatactaatattcAAAAAACGTCCTCAAATTTATAACCTTACttttaaagataaaattttatcaatgaTTTATAACGGAGTGAAatggaaaataaaaatattttacattccAACTAATcttaaattttacataaaaaattatatggGAAATTTAGTAAAGGTACaagataataaatacacTGTTGAACTTGTTGGACCTGATGTATTCAAGTTCAGAATTGAAGGAAATGTATATCTAAGTGctattaaatatgatgatgaaattatCTGGGAAAGAGAACCTAATACACCCTTTATAAGAGTAGTAACCCATTCAGTTAACGAAAATGTAATAAGACTTTATTTACCTCAAATAATCATCGAAACTAAATATGATGAAGACAAATGGACtcataaaattatatatagaaaatcaaaataa
- a CDS encoding Theileria-specific sub-telomeric protein, SVSP family, putative (Related to Theileria parva hypothetical 49.7 kDa protein;~Signal peptide predicted for TA17120 by SignalP 2.0 HMM (Signal peptide probability 0.673, signal anchor probability 0.036) with cleavage site probability 0.639 between residues 21 and 22) — MNICITYTHLFFFILIGYVRSSDKSIDKPIDNRLNLVPYSDSDDENFEVTETTERLNKTTLNETSEEANIQTLTEPLPQPFQPIHQPLPEQYIEYYNPYQLYHYPIPAPVEHYQPLQYGISQTLPEQPLDYVPQSQFYQQTVQYKPVLYPLPPQSQEFPHPYVPIQQPYQTVLEQYHHYQPTQPPQYQLYVPPQLPTHPIAQYQPVLYQPQPQQPPQGFQPQPVHYEQPYQPSYQPHQYPGYQPPQQPIQPVQHHYPPPQKEENEAVTYPEKLQTEESKITDKSDELTKPTPPTEPEPTEEPTKTKQPSTPTTQTMVYESSKSHKKSKKAKFVPQAPKSSFLRGHVSYNSVIPGYPRLSRPVLLHPRPTVPLRHPSNPGPGILGPAPGTLRFPSHILYKPGLLENFLEPREPTTQSSSDQSEESTEPTQPTETIQPTETTKEPTTESSSHQPTQEEPTKEPTKEPTQHTQLTSEPEQLQPETIPVEIGSDEDEEPPETPSGPGDGDQPPDKPEEGEGEDESGDGEDGEEKDEKHEVEDIKKCKEVKFLKKDQYGNLVRMTEKKDYKLKHTGFNKIKYEIIANLEQILCDEEVIFEHKSDFPYTKILTYNRTENAFVISRKGGFVLIKRVNGIWKQIGRRIPSYIKMYSQDSHGNYVELTKEYYYIEMSPRASIKYTFITGLGCKLITLRGEVIWTKTNIDDFPLAFSYTNRFGFLIYFPTYVRTYVRKNGTFKLLYTKKISGA, encoded by the coding sequence atgaatatatgtataacatacacacatttatttttctttataCTAATTGGTTATGTAAGATCTTCAGATAAATCTATAGATAAGCCAATTGACAATCGTTTGAATCTAGTACCATATAGTGACAGCgatgatgaaaattttgagGTAACTGAAACTACTGAAAGACTAAATAAAACTACTCTGAATGAAACTAGTGAAGAAGCAAATATTCAAACATTGACAGAACCTCTACCACAACCATTTCAACCAATACATCAACCTCTGCCAGAACAATATATTGAGTATTATAACCCATATCAACTTTATCATTATCCTATTCCTGCACCAGTAGAACATTATCAACCTTTACAATATGGAATATCTCAGACTTTGCCAGAACAACCTCTAGATTATGTTCCTCAATCTCAATTTTATCAACAAACAGTGCAATACAAACCAGTACTTTACCCACTTCCACCTCAATCTCAAGAATTTCCACATCCTTATGTACCTATACAACAACCTTACCAAACTGTACTGGAACAATATCATCATTATCAACCTACTCAACCTCCACAGTATCAACTATATGTACCACCTCAGTTACCAACACACCCAATAGCACAATATCAGCCTGTACTTTATCAACCTCAACCTCAACAACCTCCTCAAGGATTTCAACCTCAACCTGTACATTATGAGCAACCATATCAACCATCTTATCAACCACATCAATATCCAGGATATCAACCACCACAGCAACCAATACAACCTGTACAACACCATTATCCTCCACCacaaaaagaagaaaatgaagCTGTTACTTATCCTGAAAAGTTACAGACTGAAGAAAGTAAAATTACTGATAAAAGTGATGAATTAACTAAACCTACTCCTCCTACTGAACCTGAACCTACTGAAGAGCCTACTAAAACTAAACAACCATCTACACCTACAACTCAAACTATGGTTTATGAATCAAGTAAATCACATAAAAAGAGTAAAAAGGCTAAATTTGTACCACAAGCTCCAAAATCTAGTTTTTTAAGGGGTCACGTATCATATAATTCTGTTATACCTGGATATCCCAGGTTATCTCGACCGGTTTTACTACATCCTAGACCTACTGTACCATTAAGGCATCCTTCAAATCCTGGACCTGGTATCTTAGGTCCAGCTCCTGGTACACTTAGATTTCCTTCTCATATACTTTACAAACCGGGACTTCTGGAAAATTTTCTTGAACCTAGAGAACCAACAACTCAATCCAGCTCAGATCAATCTGAAGAATCTACAGAGCCCACTCAACCTACAGAAACTATACAGCCTACTGAAACTACTAAAGAACCTACTACTGAATCATCAAGCCATCAACCAACTCAAGAAGAACCTACTAAAGAACCTACTAAAGAACCAACTCAACATACTCAATTAACTTCAGAACCAGAACAGTTACAGCCTGAAACTATTCCAGTAGAAATTGGatcagatgaagatgaagaacCTCCAGAAACACCAAGTGGACCTGGAGATGGAGATCAACCTCCAGATAAACCTGAAGAAGGAGAAGGTGAGGATGAATCAGGAGATGGAGAGGATGGGGAAGAAAAAGATGAAAAACATGAAGTTGAAGACataaaaaaatgtaaaGAAGTCAAATTCTTAAAGAAGGATCAGTATGGAAACTTGGTTCGAATGACAGAAAAAAAAGACTACAAGCTAAAACATACAGGATTcaacaaaataaaatatgaaataatagCAAACCTTGAACAAATTCTATGTGACGAAGAGGTTATATTTGAACATAAATCTGATTTCCCttatactaaaattttaacttatAATCGAACAGAAAATGCATTTGTAATTAGTCGTAAAGGCGGATTCGTGTTAATTAAAAGAGTTAATGGTATATGGAAACAAATTGGGCGAAGGATTCCCAGCTACATAAAAATGTATAGTCAAGATTCACATGGAAACTATGTTGAATTAACGaaagaatattattatattgaaATGAGCCCCAGGGCTTCCAttaaatacacatttataacCGGTTTGGGTTGTAAATTGATAACTTTAAGAGGGGAAGTAATCTGGACTAAAACCAACATAGATGATTTTCCATTAGCATTTTCTTATACCAATCGGTTTggttttttaatttatttcccaACTTATGTTAGGACATATGTCAGAAAAAATGGAACttttaaactattatatactaaaaaaATTTCTGGAGCATAA
- a CDS encoding uncharacterized protein (1 probable transmembrane helix predicted for TA17145 by TMHMM2.0 at aa 581-603) produces MRIELFKLIYILVILHGFRKVVYSSKYQLGLSSSLLKIITEDGSESRTNDRTKYVIEVLDSSLYFSFRTEAVCKEVKYHDYVLWEPEDSETKPRAICMHMDINEIVMQFDGYLNIYKYINDQWERETKNLNEIFENLPQDSVEIVTKEGNPNDYLSLGTVSVDYNFRGSEIKIQSIRFGGKVFWKPENKSDIKYPTRVNYDIVKKTALIQFENFYLLYSCRSDKCNLLSENNIYQPTDGITVVINDQNGSTQEGDLSKYLLRKYDLVSEYVFESQYNCTEFKFGSQTLWNYFGDSSNGYPRTLCFHEDLKLIFAEFENSIYSYKCTSEGCVPILKYSLDGFSNSKLTFVTENDMEEPGYNDPVQFDEKSFGFGTEFIFKPNVKCTEIKYDNRPVWSFQSNDSENKYPKKVFFNSFTKMIIVDFSKFYMIYQYDGSGLYLISTDTLYGSLISDFKFIGENNSELAKTDYETVNYPLGYAFACRFNKVKCVEFSFKNKTVWKHNPQKMGSNYPTNIYVNWDMKMLIVESQAFFNAYMYINKEWKNIFTFPDESQVPSGTPEETKPSKLRGDYQSKSIRFNKTTAIILIVLAIVGITLVALAIKCIMK; encoded by the coding sequence ATGAGAATTGAGCTTTTTAAATTGATCTATATATTGGTAATTTTGCATGGTTTTAGGAAGGTCGTTTATTCCAGCAAATACCAGTTAGGACTCTCAAGCTCATTACTCAAAATTATAACCGAAGATGGTTCAGAAAGTAGAACTAATGATAGAACAAAATATGTTATCGAAGTATTAGATTCCTCACTTTATTTCAGTTTTAGAACAGAAGCTGTATGTAAGGAAGTGAAATATCATGACTATGTACTTTGGGAGCCTGAAGACTCTGAAACCAAACCTAGAGCTATCTGTATGCATATGGATATAAACGAAATTGTGATGCAGTTCGATGGGTACCttaatatttacaaatacATTAATGATCAATGGGAAAGAGAGACCaaaaatttgaatgaaATCTTTGAAAATTTGCCTCAAGATTCTGTTGAAATTGTTACAAAAGAAGGTAATCCTAACGATTACCTTTCCTTGGGTACAGTCTCAGTTGATTATAACTTCAGAGGATCCGAAATTAAAATCCAGTCTATTAGGTTTGGTGGAAAAGTTTTTTGGAAACCAGAAAATAAATCTGATATCAAGTATCCCACAAGAGTTAATTATGACATTGTTAAGAAGACTGCTTTGATTCAGTTTGAAAATTTCTATTTACTCTACAGTTGTAGAAGTGATAAATGCAATCTTTTATCTGAAaacaatatttatcaaCCAACAGATGGAATTACAGTTGTAATTAATGACCAAAATGGTTCAACTCAAGAGGGCGATTTGAgcaaatatttattgagAAAGTATGATTTAGTATCAGAATACGTATTTGAAAGTCAATACAACTGTACTGAATTCAAATTCGGATCTCAAACATTGTGGAACTATTTTGGAGACAGTTCAAATGGTTACCCTAGGACCTTGTGTTTTCATGAAGATTTAAAACTTATTTTTGCCGAGTTTGAAAATTCAATATATTCATACAAATGTACTAGTGAAGGATGTGTACCCATTTTAAAGTATTCACTTGATGGATTTTCCAATTCAAAACTCACATTTGTAACTGAGAATGACATGGAAGAACCTGGATATAATGACCCAGTTCaatttgatgaaaaatCATTTGGTTTCGGTActgaatttatattcaaacCTAATGTTAAATGTACTGAGATTAAGTATGATAATAGGCCTGTCTGGTCATTCCAATCAAATGATTCTGAAAACAAATATCCAAAGaaggtattttttaattcctTCACCAAAATGATCATTGTTGACTTTAGCAAGTTTTATATGATTTATCAATACGATGGAAGTGGattgtatttaatttcaacTGATACTTTATATGGATCATTAATTAGTGATTTCAAATTCATTGGAGAAAATAATTCGGAACTTGCCAAGACCGACTATGAAACAGTTAATTATCCACTTGGATATGCTTTTGCATGTAGATTCAATAAAGTAAAGTGTGTTGaatttagttttaaaaataaaaccGTTTGGAAACATAATCCCCAAAAAATGGGCTCAAATTATCCAACTAATATCTATGTAAATTGGGATATGAAGATGCTCATTGTTGAATCACAAGCGTTCTTTAATGcttatatgtatattaacAAGGAAtggaaaaatatatttacattCCCAGATGAATCGCAAGTTCCAAGCGGAACCCCTGAAGAGACTAAACCTTCTAAATTAAGGGGAGATTATCAATCTAAATCAATTAGATTTAACAAAACTACAGCAATTATATTGATTGTACTAGCCATCGTCGGAATTACATTGGTAGCATTGGCTATAAAATGCATTATGAagtga